The Metabacillus schmidteae genome has a segment encoding these proteins:
- the mltG gene encoding endolytic transglycosylase MltG: MSEDPKKDTFRKNLMQFQSEAKVVRRIVLTVFIILIIAFSGIIGGGYLYIKSSLEPVDPNDKTAIDVTIPIGSSVSTISKILEEHDIIKDDKVFKYYIKFKNESGFQAGDYKLNKSMTFMDIITSLKEGKVLNNAAFQITIPEGRQLTEIASIVANHTDFEEKEVLATLTDKEFINSMKAKYPDLLTDDIFGKDVKYALEGYLYPATYPYYKEKPTIEEVLEPMVKKTSEIVAKYIPKLQEQNMSVHKFVTMASLIEEEATEQADREKISSVFYNRMKINMPLQTDPTVLYALGEHKDRVLYEDLEVKSAYNTYQNTGLPPGPIANAGEVSFNAALTPEDTDFLYFLATSEGKVIYTKTLEEHNKAKNKYITNN; the protein is encoded by the coding sequence ATGTCTGAAGATCCAAAAAAGGATACATTCCGTAAAAACCTAATGCAATTTCAAAGTGAGGCAAAGGTAGTTAGAAGAATTGTATTAACCGTATTTATTATTCTTATTATTGCTTTTTCAGGAATAATTGGGGGCGGTTATCTATATATAAAATCTTCTTTAGAACCAGTTGATCCTAACGATAAGACTGCAATAGATGTCACAATACCAATTGGTTCATCTGTATCAACTATCTCTAAAATTTTAGAAGAGCATGATATTATTAAGGATGACAAGGTATTTAAGTATTATATTAAATTTAAAAATGAGTCAGGCTTTCAGGCTGGAGATTATAAACTAAACAAATCTATGACTTTCATGGATATTATTACGAGTTTAAAAGAAGGTAAAGTGCTAAATAATGCAGCTTTTCAAATTACAATTCCAGAAGGTCGACAATTAACCGAGATTGCGTCAATAGTCGCAAATCATACAGATTTTGAGGAAAAAGAGGTCCTTGCAACATTAACAGATAAAGAATTTATCAATTCGATGAAAGCAAAATATCCTGATCTTTTAACTGATGATATTTTTGGAAAAGATGTAAAATATGCTCTTGAAGGCTACTTGTATCCTGCAACTTACCCTTATTACAAAGAAAAACCAACGATTGAAGAAGTATTAGAGCCGATGGTGAAAAAAACTAGTGAGATTGTAGCAAAATACATTCCAAAGCTTCAGGAACAAAATATGAGTGTTCATAAATTTGTTACAATGGCATCACTAATTGAAGAAGAAGCCACAGAACAAGCAGATCGTGAAAAGATCTCAAGTGTGTTTTATAACCGAATGAAAATAAACATGCCTTTACAAACAGATCCAACAGTTCTATATGCATTGGGAGAACACAAAGATCGAGTATTATATGAAGACCTTGAAGTGAAATCTGCCTATAATACTTACCAAAATACCGGTCTTCCTCCGGGACCTATCGCAAATGCAGGTGAAGTTTCATTCAATGCAGCCTTAACTCCTGAAGATACAGATTTCTTATATTTCCTCGCAACAAGTGAGGGAAAAGTCATTTATACAAAAACACTTGAAGAACATAACAAAGCAAAAAATAAATACATTACAAACAACTAG
- a CDS encoding DUF1292 domain-containing protein — MDHGEKQITVIDENGNEQLCEVLFTFESEEFKKSYVLYYPVGAEEDDNEEIEIHASSFNPHANGEDGELEPIESDEEWDLIEEMLNTFLDEEEE, encoded by the coding sequence ATGGATCACGGTGAAAAACAAATTACAGTTATTGATGAAAATGGTAATGAGCAATTATGTGAAGTATTGTTTACATTTGAATCGGAAGAATTTAAAAAATCTTATGTACTATATTATCCGGTTGGAGCAGAGGAAGATGATAACGAAGAAATTGAAATTCATGCTTCAAGCTTTAACCCGCACGCAAATGGTGAGGATGGCGAATTAGAGCCAATCGAATCTGATGAGGAATGGGATTTAATTGAAGAAATGTTAAACACATTTCTTGACGAGGAAGAAGAATAA
- the ruvX gene encoding Holliday junction resolvase RuvX has translation MRILGLDLGSKTLGVAVSDELGWTAQGIETIKINEESRDYQLGRLSEIIEQHSVEKIVLGMPKNMNGTIGPRAEASQRFSEILTKKFNLPVILWDERLTTMAAEKMLISADVSRKKRKQVIDKMAAVMILQGYLDSLN, from the coding sequence ATGCGAATATTAGGATTAGATTTAGGCTCCAAAACACTTGGAGTTGCTGTAAGTGACGAACTGGGCTGGACAGCCCAGGGAATTGAAACGATTAAAATAAATGAGGAAAGCCGAGACTATCAACTAGGAAGGCTTTCTGAAATTATTGAACAACATAGTGTAGAAAAAATTGTACTCGGTATGCCCAAAAATATGAATGGAACTATTGGCCCTAGAGCAGAAGCAAGTCAAAGGTTTTCTGAAATATTAACAAAAAAGTTTAATCTTCCTGTTATTTTATGGGATGAGCGCTTAACTACAATGGCAGCCGAGAAAATGCTGATTTCTGCTGATGTTAGTCGAAAAAAAAGAAAGCAAGTCATTGATAAGATGGCAGCAGTGATGATTTTGCAGGGCTATTTAGATAGTTTAAATTAA
- a CDS encoding IreB family regulatory phosphoprotein, translating to MSSFDKTMKFNFSDETVETNVNEVLYTVYDALQEKGYNPINQIVGYLLSGDPAYIPRHRDARNLIRKLERDELIEELVKSYLQKNREA from the coding sequence GTGAGTTCATTTGATAAAACAATGAAATTCAATTTTTCTGATGAAACGGTCGAAACGAATGTAAATGAGGTCCTTTATACTGTGTACGATGCGTTACAAGAAAAAGGGTATAATCCTATTAACCAAATTGTAGGATATTTACTTTCCGGTGATCCTGCCTACATTCCACGTCATCGTGATGCCCGGAATTTAATTCGCAAGCTTGAGAGAGATGAATTAATTGAGGAACTAGTTAAATCTTACTTACAAAAAAACCGAGAGGCATAA
- the alaS gene encoding alanine--tRNA ligase, whose amino-acid sequence MRNLQSAEVRQMFLDFFKEKGHDVEPSASLVPHEDPTLLWINSGVATLKKYFDGRVIPANPRICNAQKSIRTNDIENVGKTARHHTFFEMLGNFSIGDYFKVEAIEWAWEFLTDEKWIGFDPEKLSVTIHPEDHEAFDIWKDKIGIPEERIIRLEGNFWDIGEGPSGPNTEIFYDRGEEYGNDQSDPELYPGGENERYLEVWNLVFSQFNHNPDGTYTPLPKKNIDTGMGLERMVSVIQNVPTNFDTDLFIPIIRATEQISGEQYRKDQEKDVAFKVIADHVRTVSFAISDGALPSNEGRGYVLRRLLRRAVRYAKQININRPFMYELVPVVAEIMVDFYPEVKVKTEFIQKVIKNEEERFHETLNEGLAILSEVMKTQKEKGNDVIPGEDVFRLYDTYGFPVELTEEYAEEEGMKIDQEGFETEMERQRDRARAAMQKVDSMQVQGGMLGEIKLESKFVGYDQLVVENATAIVIVKNGDVIQEAHEGEEIQLILDQTPFYAESGGQIADIGTLSSEKAVIKVKDVQKAPNGQNLHNVIVESGTITTGDQFTANVQEENRSGVVKNHTATHLLHQALKDVLGTHVNQAGSLVTADRLRFDFSHFGQVTQEELTRIEQMVNEQIWKSIDVQIDYKSLTEAKEMGAMALFGEKYGNIVRVVQVGSYSLELCGGCHVQNTSSIGIFKILTETGIGAGTRRIEAVTGKAAYELTNDQYARLQEAADLLKSNPRDIVTRLTGLLQDYRALQRENESLTTKLGNLEAGSVVDQAVTVNGVTVLAAKVNAKDMNSLRGMMDDLKNKLQSAIVVLGASEDGKVNLVAGVTKDLVDKGYHAGKLIKEVAERCGGKGGGRPEMAQAGAKLPEKLPEALKYVEEWVESVL is encoded by the coding sequence ATGAGAAATTTACAATCTGCAGAAGTTCGACAAATGTTTTTAGATTTCTTTAAAGAAAAAGGCCATGATGTTGAACCGAGTGCATCACTCGTTCCTCACGAAGATCCAACATTACTTTGGATTAATAGTGGGGTGGCAACATTAAAAAAATACTTTGATGGTCGTGTTATTCCAGCAAATCCAAGAATATGTAATGCCCAAAAATCTATCAGAACAAACGATATTGAAAATGTCGGTAAAACAGCAAGACACCATACATTCTTTGAAATGTTAGGGAACTTTTCAATTGGTGACTATTTTAAAGTGGAAGCAATTGAATGGGCTTGGGAATTCCTTACGGATGAGAAATGGATTGGGTTTGATCCAGAGAAGCTTTCTGTTACGATTCACCCTGAGGATCATGAAGCATTTGATATTTGGAAAGACAAAATCGGTATTCCGGAGGAGCGTATTATCCGTTTAGAAGGGAACTTCTGGGATATTGGTGAGGGACCGAGTGGGCCAAATACAGAAATTTTCTATGATCGTGGCGAAGAATATGGTAACGATCAAAGTGACCCTGAGTTATATCCTGGTGGAGAAAATGAACGTTATCTTGAAGTATGGAATCTTGTATTTTCTCAATTTAATCATAACCCGGATGGAACCTATACACCGCTTCCAAAGAAAAACATTGATACCGGAATGGGATTAGAACGTATGGTATCTGTCATTCAAAATGTCCCAACAAATTTCGATACTGATCTCTTTATTCCGATCATTAGAGCAACTGAGCAAATTTCAGGTGAACAGTATCGAAAAGATCAAGAAAAAGACGTTGCTTTTAAAGTAATTGCTGACCATGTCCGTACTGTTAGTTTTGCTATTAGTGATGGTGCTCTTCCATCAAATGAAGGCCGTGGGTACGTGCTGCGACGTTTGTTAAGAAGAGCTGTTCGATATGCTAAGCAAATCAATATTAATCGTCCGTTCATGTATGAGCTGGTTCCTGTAGTTGCTGAAATTATGGTTGATTTCTATCCGGAGGTAAAGGTAAAGACAGAATTTATTCAAAAGGTTATTAAGAATGAAGAGGAACGCTTCCATGAAACATTAAACGAAGGTCTGGCAATTTTAAGTGAAGTAATGAAAACCCAAAAAGAAAAAGGCAATGATGTCATCCCTGGAGAGGATGTATTCCGTTTATATGATACATACGGATTCCCTGTTGAATTAACGGAAGAGTATGCTGAAGAAGAGGGTATGAAAATTGACCAAGAAGGCTTCGAAACCGAAATGGAACGACAACGTGATCGTGCACGAGCAGCTATGCAAAAAGTTGATTCTATGCAGGTTCAAGGTGGAATGTTAGGTGAAATTAAACTCGAAAGTAAATTTGTAGGGTATGATCAATTGGTTGTTGAGAATGCAACAGCTATTGTTATTGTAAAAAATGGAGATGTCATTCAAGAAGCTCATGAAGGTGAAGAAATTCAATTAATTCTTGATCAAACTCCATTCTACGCTGAGAGCGGTGGACAGATAGCGGATATTGGTACTCTTTCAAGTGAAAAAGCTGTCATAAAGGTTAAAGATGTTCAGAAAGCTCCTAACGGTCAGAATCTCCATAATGTAATCGTAGAAAGTGGCACAATTACTACTGGTGATCAATTTACTGCAAACGTTCAAGAAGAAAATCGAAGTGGTGTTGTGAAGAACCATACCGCAACACATTTATTACATCAAGCTCTAAAAGATGTGTTGGGTACACATGTTAATCAAGCAGGTTCATTAGTAACAGCAGATCGTTTGCGTTTTGACTTTTCTCATTTCGGACAAGTTACACAAGAGGAATTAACACGAATCGAACAAATGGTTAACGAGCAAATTTGGAAAAGTATTGATGTTCAAATTGATTATAAATCATTAACGGAAGCAAAAGAGATGGGTGCAATGGCACTATTTGGAGAAAAGTATGGGAATATTGTTCGCGTCGTTCAAGTTGGTAGCTACAGCTTAGAACTATGTGGTGGTTGTCACGTTCAGAACACTTCTTCAATTGGTATTTTTAAAATTTTGACAGAAACAGGAATTGGAGCAGGGACAAGACGAATTGAAGCTGTAACGGGGAAAGCAGCCTATGAGTTAACAAATGATCAGTATGCTAGACTTCAAGAAGCAGCAGACCTTCTAAAATCGAATCCAAGAGATATCGTGACAAGATTAACTGGTTTATTACAGGATTATCGTGCACTACAGCGTGAAAATGAATCTTTAACAACTAAGCTTGGAAATTTAGAAGCAGGTAGTGTTGTTGATCAAGCTGTCACAGTAAATGGTGTAACAGTTTTGGCAGCAAAAGTGAATGCAAAAGACATGAATAGTCTTCGAGGAATGATGGATGACTTGAAAAACAAATTGCAATCAGCTATTGTTGTTCTCGGAGCTAGTGAAGATGGAAAAGTGAACCTTGTTGCAGGTGTTACGAAGGATCTTGTCGACAAAGGGTATCATGCTGGAAAACTAATAAAAGAAGTGGCAGAACGCTGTGGTGGAAAAGGTGGCGGTCGTCCTGAAATGGCCCAAGCAGGAGCTAAACTCCCTGAAAAGTTACCAGAAGCACTTAAATATGTCGAAGAATGGGTTGAATCCGTTTTATAA
- a CDS encoding AI-2E family transporter: MREKHIKWLMQISILLLALLSVYIFLKLYSLWAPFLFMFKAVMIPFLISAFITYLLHPVVEKLHRKGLPRPISILIIYLLFFGLIGYGFYRGVPVLISQLRDLSENFPQFTLTYNKWMDSIHDHTDTWPVGVHDRIEQMFSKTEEWLAVTIEMVINSLKGIFDYMLLIAIIPFLVFYMLKDYEQIKRAAWYLTPRRWRSGSIQFLKDIDHSLGNYIRGQLFVCLIIGTLAFLALWFFHVKYPLILGLLIGTTNIIPYFGPVIGAVPALIIAATMSTKTVIVVIVIIASLQFIEGNILGPLIVGKSLHMHPIVIMLALLAGGEIGGVVGLMLAVPVIVILKVMIVHLALLKRQH, translated from the coding sequence ATGAGAGAGAAACATATTAAATGGCTGATGCAAATATCAATCTTATTATTAGCCTTATTATCCGTATATATCTTTTTAAAGCTTTACTCTTTATGGGCTCCTTTTTTATTTATGTTTAAAGCAGTTATGATTCCATTTCTAATAAGTGCTTTTATAACTTATTTACTTCACCCTGTGGTTGAAAAGCTTCATCGTAAGGGCTTGCCCAGGCCAATATCGATTCTTATTATATATCTTTTATTTTTTGGATTAATCGGATATGGCTTTTATCGGGGAGTCCCTGTCTTAATAAGTCAGCTTAGAGACTTGTCTGAAAACTTTCCGCAGTTTACGTTAACTTATAATAAGTGGATGGATTCGATTCATGATCACACAGATACATGGCCGGTAGGAGTTCACGATCGGATTGAACAAATGTTTAGTAAAACGGAAGAATGGCTGGCTGTTACGATTGAAATGGTTATTAATAGCCTGAAGGGGATTTTTGATTATATGCTATTAATTGCAATTATTCCCTTCCTTGTCTTTTATATGTTAAAGGATTATGAGCAAATCAAAAGAGCGGCATGGTATTTAACTCCTCGCAGGTGGAGAAGTGGTTCCATTCAGTTTTTAAAAGATATTGATCATTCCTTAGGCAATTATATTCGTGGTCAACTATTTGTCTGCCTCATTATTGGGACTTTAGCTTTTTTAGCGTTATGGTTTTTTCATGTTAAATATCCGTTAATTCTTGGACTATTAATTGGCACAACAAATATTATTCCTTATTTTGGGCCTGTCATTGGTGCAGTTCCTGCATTAATTATTGCAGCAACGATGTCGACTAAAACTGTCATTGTGGTTATTGTTATTATTGCAAGTCTACAATTTATTGAAGGAAATATACTAGGACCGCTAATTGTAGGAAAAAGCCTTCATATGCATCCCATCGTTATTATGCTTGCGTTGCTTGCAGGAGGGGAAATTGGAGGAGTAGTTGGATTAATGTTAGCGGTACCTGTCATAGTAATTTTAAAGGTTATGATTGTTCATCTTGCTTTATTGAAAAGACAACATTGA
- a CDS encoding IS1182 family transposase, giving the protein MKYDHISFVNYNMNQLVLPLNLEILIPQNHLSTIVHEAVEKLDDTLLFQPYKGGGRPSYHPKMLLKVIIYAYIQKIYSGRQTEKLLTENIYFMWLSGSQTPDFRTINRFRSERMKDIIYQVFFSIVELLREKGLIKLEHYFVDGTKIEANANQYTFVWRKATAKYENSLDDKYRQLALQIEHILEEEEKSAPSVGLEEKLKETPITSEQIEHSIKKLEKHLETEPKNKEAKKVVRLLKKDYLPRKVKYEEQNRLFNGRNSFSKTDTDATFMRMKEDHMRNGQLKPGYNVQTGTEGQFITGFSLHQRAGDPSCLIPHLKHMEVLGVKPKKIVADSGYGSEENYDFLEREGRTAYIKYNTFDQEQKRSWKKKIDRVENMEYDEELDEFICANKQRLIFQYETTRTSDNEYVSIKRRYSCFECTGCPFQLTCAKGKDQKTITISLENQRQRKEIRERLQSEEGRKLYSQRKCDVESVFGQLKHNQQFRRFSMRGLQKNTIEWGLLCVAHNCKKMQKAIKRNKENEVNGYQ; this is encoded by the coding sequence ATGAAATATGATCATATCTCTTTCGTTAATTATAACATGAATCAGTTAGTTCTTCCATTAAACCTTGAAATTCTCATCCCTCAAAATCATTTATCTACCATTGTCCATGAAGCTGTAGAAAAGCTAGACGATACATTGTTATTTCAACCCTACAAAGGTGGTGGACGCCCATCATATCACCCAAAAATGTTACTTAAAGTCATTATTTATGCTTATATACAAAAAATTTACTCAGGAAGACAGACGGAAAAGTTACTAACCGAAAATATCTACTTTATGTGGTTAAGTGGTAGTCAAACTCCTGATTTTCGTACAATCAATCGGTTTCGATCCGAGCGAATGAAAGATATTATCTATCAAGTCTTCTTTTCAATTGTAGAGTTACTGCGTGAAAAAGGATTAATAAAGCTAGAACACTATTTTGTAGATGGGACTAAGATAGAAGCAAATGCAAATCAATATACATTTGTTTGGAGAAAAGCGACAGCGAAATACGAAAATAGTTTAGATGACAAATATCGTCAACTCGCTTTACAAATTGAGCACATCCTTGAAGAAGAGGAAAAGTCCGCCCCTTCCGTGGGGCTAGAAGAAAAGCTGAAAGAAACACCGATTACTTCAGAACAGATTGAACATAGTATTAAAAAGTTAGAAAAACATTTAGAAACAGAACCCAAAAATAAAGAGGCGAAAAAAGTAGTTCGATTACTAAAAAAAGATTATCTTCCTCGTAAAGTGAAATACGAAGAACAAAATCGACTATTCAATGGAAGAAACAGTTTCTCGAAAACAGATACTGATGCGACCTTTATGAGAATGAAAGAAGATCATATGCGAAATGGGCAATTAAAACCTGGATATAATGTACAAACAGGAACAGAAGGTCAGTTTATTACGGGATTCTCACTTCATCAAAGAGCAGGTGATCCAAGTTGCTTAATCCCTCACCTCAAACACATGGAGGTGCTTGGAGTGAAACCCAAAAAAATAGTTGCCGATTCTGGCTATGGTAGTGAGGAAAACTATGATTTTCTCGAAAGAGAAGGAAGAACAGCATACATAAAATATAATACGTTTGATCAAGAACAAAAAAGAAGCTGGAAAAAGAAAATAGATCGTGTAGAAAATATGGAGTACGATGAGGAGCTAGATGAGTTTATTTGTGCAAACAAGCAACGCCTTATTTTTCAGTATGAAACCACAAGAACATCAGATAATGAATATGTATCAATTAAAAGAAGGTATTCTTGTTTTGAATGTACCGGTTGCCCATTCCAATTAACTTGTGCCAAAGGGAAAGATCAAAAAACAATTACAATATCTCTAGAAAATCAAAGACAACGAAAGGAGATTCGTGAACGTCTTCAGAGTGAAGAAGGCCGGAAATTATATAGTCAACGAAAATGTGATGTGGAAAGTGTATTTGGACAGTTAAAACACAATCAACAGTTCAGACGCTTTTCAATGCGTGGTCTCCAAAAAAACACGATTGAATGGGGGCTTCTTTGCGTTGCACATAACTGTAAAAAAATGCAGAAAGCGATAAAAAGAAATAAAGAAAATGAGGTAAATGGATACCAATAA
- a CDS encoding YrzQ family protein yields MNRTLTSLVSLGLGAVAYRYARNTNMMNNRSMKKMRKRITKMF; encoded by the coding sequence TTGAATCGTACTTTAACCTCATTAGTATCTCTTGGACTTGGTGCAGTTGCTTATCGTTATGCACGAAATACAAACATGATGAATAATCGGTCAATGAAAAAAATGAGAAAACGAATCACTAAGATGTTTTAA
- a CDS encoding PRC-barrel domain-containing protein produces the protein MRTFSKLKGLPVYCNNDATILGHVTNLCLSSKGFIFGLMMEGKGLFHRDKFIPIQSIYSIGENGVMVEQLDSLLSIQDMKKQYTYNTYNDLENKAVLTKEGNKLGLLDDVYFSETLGTIEAYELTDGFFADIAEGKKVVKASGEPFTISKDAIVIDLM, from the coding sequence TTGCGGACATTTTCAAAGCTCAAAGGGCTACCGGTATACTGTAACAATGATGCAACTATATTAGGGCATGTAACAAATTTGTGCTTATCTTCCAAAGGCTTTATTTTTGGACTTATGATGGAAGGAAAAGGCTTGTTTCATCGTGATAAATTTATTCCAATTCAGTCGATCTATTCAATTGGAGAAAATGGAGTCATGGTTGAACAACTTGATTCTCTTTTATCTATTCAGGATATGAAGAAACAATATACTTATAACACCTATAATGACTTAGAAAATAAAGCAGTCTTAACAAAAGAGGGAAACAAATTAGGATTGTTAGATGACGTATATTTTTCAGAAACATTGGGCACAATTGAGGCATACGAATTGACGGACGGTTTTTTTGCAGATATCGCCGAAGGTAAAAAAGTGGTTAAAGCATCTGGTGAACCATTTACAATAAGCAAAGATGCGATCGTCATTGATTTAATGTGA
- the recD2 gene encoding SF1B family DNA helicase RecD2 — MQESADLFGENERYVKGLVKVVIFHNEQNLYSVLKVRVHDTSENIEDKEITVTGYFPLLHEDDLYTFFGSFTNHPKFGLQFQTEHFRKEIPQTKEGIVQYLSSDLFKGIGKKTAEAIVEKLGESAISKILQNPAILDDIPKVNKEKAKQLVDALVSHQGLEQIMIALNQFGFGPQLAMKIYQTYKDETLSIVQKNPYQLVQDIEGIGFVRADELGKQLGISGKDSERIKAACHFIIEQLCLQEGHVYLKLEQLIVKAKELLDHSKQAVIHETDIATEIVALGEEGKLMIEEERAYLPSLYFAEQGLVKNVKKVLEQTEYDELFPESEFLLSLGQLEERMKVQYAPSQKDAIQKALMSPMLLLTGGPGTGKTTVIKGIVELYSDLHGCSLDPKDYKKEEPFPILLVAPTGRAAKRMSEATGMPAVTIHRLLKWNGADGFEHDEDNPIAGKLLIVDEVSMVDIWIANQLFKALPKEIQVIMVGDEDQLPSVGPGQVLRDFLSSKMIPTVRLTDIYRQAEGSSIIELAHEMKTGKLPQNIAKPTSDRSFIRCSQAQMKDVIEKIIKSAINKGYSAKDIQVLAPMYRGAAGIDQLNKLLQELFNPKSPGKREMKFGEVVYRNGDKVLQLVNQPESNVFNGDIGEIVSIFYAKENTEKEDMIVISFDGNEVTYTKQDFNQFTHAFCCSIHKSQGSEFPIVVLPIVKGYYRMLRRNLIYTAVTRSKRSLVICGELEALQWGVSNNDSSDRQTSLMQKLSGMVSDPEMDELQKELPFPLTDANIGMENLTPYDFMEPSET, encoded by the coding sequence ATGCAGGAGAGTGCCGATTTATTTGGGGAAAATGAACGCTATGTAAAAGGGCTAGTGAAAGTTGTAATCTTTCATAATGAGCAAAATTTGTATTCTGTCCTAAAAGTAAGAGTTCATGATACAAGTGAGAACATTGAAGATAAAGAAATAACGGTTACAGGGTATTTTCCACTCCTGCATGAAGATGATCTTTATACGTTTTTTGGCTCTTTCACAAATCATCCTAAATTTGGTCTTCAGTTTCAAACTGAACACTTTCGTAAGGAAATTCCTCAAACTAAAGAAGGGATTGTCCAGTATCTTTCAAGTGACCTTTTTAAGGGCATCGGAAAAAAAACAGCTGAAGCGATTGTAGAGAAATTGGGGGAATCAGCCATTTCTAAAATTCTCCAAAATCCTGCGATCTTAGATGATATTCCCAAGGTAAATAAAGAAAAAGCAAAACAATTGGTCGATGCTTTAGTTTCTCATCAAGGTCTTGAGCAGATTATGATTGCATTAAATCAATTTGGTTTTGGACCACAATTGGCCATGAAAATTTATCAAACCTATAAAGATGAAACATTATCAATAGTCCAAAAAAATCCTTATCAGCTTGTGCAAGATATTGAGGGTATTGGTTTTGTAAGGGCTGATGAACTCGGAAAACAGCTGGGTATTTCCGGAAAAGACTCTGAACGAATTAAAGCAGCATGTCATTTTATTATTGAACAATTATGTTTACAAGAAGGTCATGTTTATTTAAAACTTGAACAGTTAATTGTAAAAGCAAAGGAATTACTGGATCACTCGAAGCAAGCTGTTATCCATGAGACAGACATTGCAACGGAAATTGTTGCCTTAGGTGAAGAAGGCAAGCTGATGATAGAAGAAGAGCGCGCATATCTCCCATCTCTTTACTTTGCTGAACAAGGATTAGTTAAGAATGTAAAAAAGGTCTTGGAGCAAACTGAGTATGATGAATTATTTCCTGAATCCGAGTTTTTATTATCACTAGGCCAACTTGAAGAAAGAATGAAGGTTCAATATGCCCCTTCTCAAAAGGATGCCATCCAAAAAGCATTAATGTCACCAATGCTTTTGCTTACGGGAGGTCCGGGAACGGGCAAAACAACTGTTATTAAAGGAATTGTTGAACTATATTCTGACTTACATGGCTGTTCTCTTGACCCAAAAGATTATAAAAAGGAAGAACCATTTCCAATTTTGCTTGTTGCCCCAACTGGACGTGCTGCTAAACGTATGAGTGAAGCGACAGGCATGCCGGCAGTTACGATCCACCGTTTGTTAAAATGGAATGGAGCTGATGGTTTTGAACATGATGAAGACAATCCAATTGCTGGAAAACTTCTGATTGTTGATGAGGTATCCATGGTCGATATATGGATTGCAAATCAATTGTTCAAAGCATTGCCTAAGGAAATACAAGTCATTATGGTTGGGGATGAAGATCAGCTTCCATCGGTAGGACCTGGACAAGTATTACGTGATTTCCTGTCTTCTAAAATGATTCCAACTGTCCGATTAACAGATATCTACCGTCAAGCGGAAGGCTCATCCATTATTGAACTTGCCCATGAAATGAAAACAGGCAAATTGCCGCAAAATATTGCCAAACCAACTTCAGATCGATCATTTATTCGCTGTTCACAAGCTCAAATGAAAGATGTAATTGAAAAGATCATTAAAAGTGCAATAAATAAGGGATATTCGGCAAAGGATATTCAAGTATTAGCACCGATGTACAGAGGTGCGGCAGGAATTGACCAACTAAATAAATTACTTCAAGAATTATTTAATCCTAAATCTCCGGGAAAAAGAGAAATGAAGTTTGGAGAAGTAGTTTATCGAAATGGAGATAAAGTTCTTCAGCTGGTAAATCAACCTGAAAGTAATGTATTTAATGGAGATATTGGAGAAATCGTCTCAATTTTCTATGCGAAAGAAAATACAGAAAAAGAGGATATGATCGTTATTTCCTTTGATGGAAATGAGGTTACCTATACAAAACAAGATTTCAATCAATTCACACATGCATTTTGTTGTTCTATACATAAATCTCAAGGTAGTGAATTTCCAATCGTTGTGTTACCAATTGTAAAAGGATATTATCGGATGCTAAGGCGGAATTTAATTTATACGGCAGTAACTAGAAGTAAGCGATCACTTGTGATATGTGGCGAGTTAGAGGCTCTTCAATGGGGCGTGTCAAATAATGACAGCTCAGACCGGCAAACAAGCTTAATGCAAAAATTAAGTGGAATGGTTTCTGATCCTGAAATGGATGAACTGCAAAAGGAGTTACCTTTCCCCCTCACTGATGCAAATATTGGCATGGAAAACCTTACACCGTATGACTTCATGGAGCCTAGCGAAACATAA